The Nitrospiraceae bacterium genome contains a region encoding:
- a CDS encoding GTP-binding protein yields the protein MAKAKFERRKPHVNIGTIGHVDHGKTTLTAALTKVCADKGLAKFVS from the coding sequence ATGGCGAAGGCGAAATTTGAGCGGCGGAAGCCGCACGTGAACATCGGGACAATCGGGCACGTGGACCACGGCAAGACGACCTTGACGGCAGCCTTGACCAAGGTCTGCGCGGACAAGGGGCTGGCGAAGTTCGTGAGCT